The Brachyspira sp. SAP_772 genome includes a window with the following:
- a CDS encoding FmdB family zinc ribbon protein, with product MPTYEYKCKKCGHEFEEFQSMTAEPKAKCPICKGXAKRIISLNAGVIFKGSGFYVNDYKGKNSTSSSSSSSSSKPSKPKTSC from the coding sequence ATGCCTACTTATGAATATAAATGTAAAAAATGCGGACATGAGTTTGAAGAGTTCCAGTCTATGACTGCTGAACCTAAAGCTAAATGTCCTATATGTAARGGAASTGCTAAAAGAATAATTTCTTTAAATGCTGGTGTAATATTTAAAGGTTCTGGCTTTTATGTTAATGATTATAAAGGAAAAAATAGCACATCATCATCTTCTTCTTCAAGCAGCTCAAAACCTAGTAAACCTAAAACAAGCTGCTGA